A section of the Castanea sativa cultivar Marrone di Chiusa Pesio chromosome 12, ASM4071231v1 genome encodes:
- the LOC142618954 gene encoding anaphase-promoting complex subunit 13, which yields MAEISLGILIDIVDEDWMRDTLPNDDLPLPPVLVVRNDDTEESNQETQQVGGDTWHDLALGTQYSSHASGGA from the exons ATGGCAGAAATAAGCCTGGGGATACTAATAGATATTGTGGATGAGGATTGGATGAGAGACACCTTGCCTAATGATG ATCTTCCATTACCACCAGTTTTGGTTGTTAGAAATGATGACACTGAGGAATCAA ATCAGGAGACTCAACAGGTTGGTGGAGATACTTGGCATGATCTTGCATTAGGCACTCAATACAGCTCTCATGCCTCAGGAGGAGCATAA